A region of the bacterium genome:
CCAGCCAGCGGTCGCGCACGCTGGGCTCGCCGCCCGGGCCGAACGCTTCGGACGGGTTCTCGTGGATCTCGCCGTGGTCCATGATCTCCTCCGCGGCCGCCTGCGGGCGGCCGACGTGTCGGGTGCGACGCCGGTCGGGCTTCCGGCTGTCATTCTAACGGGTTTTCCGGGATCGGCAACGTCGGACTGCCGACCCTTCGAAAGGTGACGACGTGTTCTGGCGACGCCGCTCCCGATGGGCCGATGTGGACTACCTGGACCTGGTGCCGGTGCCGCGCTGCGAGGCCGAAATCGACCCGGCGACGGGCCGCGTCGTGGTCCTGAAGCCCCGCTTCGCCGATCCGCTCGGCCGCAGGCTCATCCAGCCCCGCCTGGGCGCCGGCCGGCGGTTCCTGAAGGTGCCGCTCGAGGAGCGTGGCTCCGTGCTGTGGCGCCATTGCGACGGACAGCGCACCGTCGGGGACCTGGTCGCCGTGTTCGCGGCGGCCTTTCCCCATGACACCGATGATGCGCCCAAGCGCATATCTCTCTATTTGCATGCAATGTACGAGAACGACCTGATCGGTTACACGAACTTGCGTCCTTAATTTGCATATTTGCTATCAATTGGTCGAAAATTCATCAGAAACGATAACTATTGACACCCGGAGGTCCCGTATGGCACAATCCGGCCATGGCGCGACCGGGTCACTCGCCAGTCCTGT
Encoded here:
- a CDS encoding PqqD family protein → MFWRRRSRWADVDYLDLVPVPRCEAEIDPATGRVVVLKPRFADPLGRRLIQPRLGAGRRFLKVPLEERGSVLWRHCDGQRTVGDLVAVFAAAFPHDTDDAPKRISLYLHAMYENDLIGYTNLRP